One region of Candidatus Margulisiibacteriota bacterium genomic DNA includes:
- a CDS encoding sigma-54 dependent transcriptional regulator — protein MKTYSILAIDDEKDMLTTYESILKKKYHLSLAGNANEALISIESSEPDLILLDLRMPETDGLDLLKQIHPRFPEIDIIVVSASKDIIDAVEAMKLGAVDYIPKPFEVSELLITVEKALEKHALIKENLYLKEMLKESTSYCNLIGQSQVMKRVFGTIEKVAPTESTILIHGESGTGKELVARAIHQKSRRANKPFVAVNCAAIPENLLESELFGHERGSFTGAHDRKLGKFELADEGTLFLDEIGCMSAAMQSKLLRVLEHKIIERLGGEKGVKVDVRIISATNIDFQKSIDEGKFRADLYYRLNVIPVELPPLRERKDDLRLLAEFFIKKFNKELNKKILAIAEPALDDLDNYDWPGNVRELQNVIERAIVLSSGEIIEELNLPTGKGMTKPAAASSINKTLAEYEKELILEALRASKNNHSKAARQLGIPRSTLNSRMESLGLG, from the coding sequence ATGAAAACATATTCAATTTTGGCTATCGATGATGAAAAAGACATGCTTACGACCTACGAATCGATCCTGAAAAAAAAGTACCACCTCTCTCTGGCTGGAAACGCGAATGAAGCGTTAATATCGATCGAGAGCAGCGAACCGGACCTTATCCTGCTTGATCTGCGCATGCCCGAAACGGACGGACTTGATTTACTAAAACAGATCCATCCCCGCTTTCCTGAAATCGATATTATTGTCGTTTCGGCTTCCAAAGATATTATTGACGCCGTTGAAGCAATGAAGCTGGGCGCGGTCGACTACATCCCAAAACCGTTTGAAGTCAGCGAACTTCTGATCACGGTCGAAAAAGCGCTGGAAAAGCACGCCCTGATCAAAGAAAATTTATATCTCAAAGAAATGCTCAAGGAATCCACTTCTTACTGCAACCTGATCGGCCAAAGCCAGGTAATGAAGCGGGTTTTTGGCACGATCGAAAAAGTGGCCCCGACCGAAAGCACCATCCTGATCCACGGCGAATCCGGGACCGGCAAGGAGCTGGTCGCCCGGGCGATCCACCAGAAAAGCCGCCGCGCCAATAAGCCATTTGTCGCGGTCAATTGCGCCGCGATCCCGGAGAACCTATTGGAGTCGGAACTTTTTGGCCACGAACGGGGCTCATTTACCGGAGCGCATGACCGCAAGCTTGGCAAGTTTGAGCTGGCCGACGAAGGGACCCTCTTTCTGGACGAGATAGGCTGCATGTCGGCCGCCATGCAATCCAAGCTGCTCCGGGTCCTGGAACACAAGATCATTGAACGGCTGGGAGGAGAAAAAGGGGTCAAGGTCGACGTCAGGATCATTTCCGCGACCAATATCGATTTCCAAAAAAGTATTGATGAAGGGAAATTCCGCGCCGACCTTTATTACCGGCTCAACGTTATTCCGGTCGAACTCCCCCCGCTCCGGGAGAGAAAAGATGACCTCCGCCTTTTAGCGGAATTCTTTATAAAAAAATTCAACAAAGAGCTTAATAAAAAGATCCTTGCTATCGCCGAGCCCGCGCTGGATGACCTGGATAACTATGACTGGCCGGGGAATGTCCGTGAACTGCAAAACGTCATTGAACGGGCGATCGTGCTGTCATCCGGCGAAATAATTGAAGAACTTAACCTGCCAACGGGAAAAGGAATGACCAAACCAGCCGCAGCAAGCAGCATCAATAAAACCCTTGCCGAATATGAAAAAGAGCTGATCCTGGAAGCTTTGCGCGCCAGCAAAAACAACCATTCCAAAGCGGCCCGCCAGCTGGGGATCCCCCGCTCCACCCTTAATTCCCGGATGGAATCGCTGGGGCTTGGTTAG
- a CDS encoding transposase, with the protein MENKPKRKIIRVKDFDYATARPYFITICAKDKKPYFLNKHLNNLIIKELLEQKKKTNINIFVYCLMPNHLHLLLAPGAKEISISTFIGAFKSLTSRIAWDFGVSGKLWQKRFYDRIVRKKEDLETIGQYILNNPVRQTLVSKWQDYEFLGLPDSW; encoded by the coding sequence ATGGAAAACAAACCGAAACGTAAAATAATTAGAGTGAAGGACTTTGATTATGCCACCGCAAGGCCTTATTTCATAACGATCTGCGCCAAAGACAAAAAGCCCTATTTTCTCAATAAACATTTAAACAATTTAATTATTAAGGAACTATTGGAACAAAAGAAAAAAACAAATATTAATATTTTCGTTTATTGTCTAATGCCAAATCATCTTCATTTATTATTAGCTCCAGGGGCAAAAGAAATATCGATTTCAACTTTTATCGGTGCCTTTAAAAGCTTAACTTCTAGGATTGCCTGGGATTTTGGGGTTTCCGGCAAATTATGGCAAAAGCGGTTTTATGATCGTATTGTAAGAAAAAAAGAAGACTTAGAAACTATCGGACAATATATATTGAATAATCCGGTTAGACAAACATTGGTATCCAAGTGGCAGGACTATGAATTTCTTGGATTACCTGATAGTTGGTAA
- the serA gene encoding phosphoglycerate dehydrogenase, with amino-acid sequence MKVLASDKLEEIGLKMFRDAGIEAEMKTGLAEDELIKIIPEYDALVVRSETKVTPKIIEAGKKLKIIGRAGVGVDNIDLPTATKNGVIVVNSPEGNTVAAAEHTFAMLLSMARMIPQAHGKLKTCVWDKKSFKGVEVLNKTLGVVGLGKIGRRVASYALGMGMKVLASDPFVTEAYAKNLGVELKSFDDVIKEADFITFHIPKTKETAGMVNAAMIAKMKKGVRLVNVARGGIINEKDLYDALKSGRVAAAALDVFEKEPCESSPLFELDNVVVTPHLGASTVEAQVNVSVDVVEQIIEVLKGGAARSAVNIPSMKPELIAPVKPFMGLAEKLGNLAAQLADGPIAKVYVQYSGEVAENEVSPLTTVVLKGLLSPVMEVVVNFVNAPLVAKERGIEVIESKSKEAKDFASLIRVKVTTPKGERSVSGTIFVGAGDRLVEIDGFRVDAVPEGYLLILSNIDKPGMIGKVGTFLGGESINIAAMDVGRVKVGEKAVMVLNVDGPVSDKILAGLTKIDGIFGATQVKI; translated from the coding sequence ATGAAAGTGTTAGCCTCAGATAAACTTGAAGAAATTGGCTTGAAAATGTTCCGCGATGCCGGGATCGAAGCGGAGATGAAGACTGGGCTTGCCGAAGACGAACTGATTAAAATTATTCCGGAATACGACGCTTTGGTGGTCCGCTCCGAAACAAAAGTCACCCCCAAGATCATTGAAGCCGGCAAAAAACTCAAGATCATCGGCCGGGCCGGGGTCGGGGTTGACAATATCGACCTGCCGACCGCGACCAAGAACGGGGTTATTGTGGTCAATTCGCCGGAGGGAAACACTGTTGCCGCCGCGGAGCATACCTTTGCGATGTTGCTTTCTATGGCCCGGATGATCCCGCAGGCTCACGGCAAGCTTAAAACCTGCGTCTGGGACAAGAAATCTTTCAAAGGGGTGGAGGTCCTCAATAAGACTCTTGGCGTGGTCGGCCTGGGGAAAATTGGCCGCCGGGTAGCGTCTTATGCTCTCGGTATGGGGATGAAGGTCCTTGCCTCCGATCCTTTCGTGACCGAAGCGTACGCCAAAAACCTGGGGGTCGAACTAAAAAGTTTTGACGACGTCATTAAAGAAGCCGATTTCATTACTTTTCACATTCCCAAGACCAAAGAGACCGCCGGAATGGTCAATGCCGCCATGATTGCCAAAATGAAAAAAGGGGTTAGGCTGGTTAACGTCGCCCGTGGCGGGATCATCAACGAAAAAGATCTATATGACGCTCTCAAGAGCGGACGGGTCGCCGCCGCCGCCCTGGACGTCTTTGAGAAGGAGCCGTGCGAATCGAGCCCGTTATTTGAATTGGACAATGTTGTCGTGACCCCTCACCTTGGCGCTTCAACTGTTGAAGCGCAGGTCAACGTTTCGGTCGACGTAGTTGAACAGATCATTGAGGTCTTAAAGGGGGGGGCGGCCCGGTCGGCGGTCAATATTCCATCGATGAAGCCGGAGCTGATCGCCCCGGTCAAACCGTTCATGGGGCTGGCGGAAAAGCTGGGGAACCTGGCGGCCCAGTTGGCCGATGGACCGATCGCCAAAGTTTACGTCCAGTATTCCGGCGAAGTGGCCGAGAACGAGGTCTCGCCGCTTACGACGGTTGTTCTCAAAGGACTTCTTTCCCCGGTTATGGAAGTGGTGGTTAATTTTGTCAACGCCCCCTTGGTCGCCAAAGAACGGGGCATCGAGGTTATTGAAAGCAAAAGTAAAGAAGCCAAGGATTTTGCCAGCCTGATCAGGGTCAAAGTGACAACCCCCAAAGGGGAGCGTTCCGTCAGCGGCACGATCTTTGTTGGTGCCGGCGACCGGCTGGTGGAGATCGATGGGTTCCGGGTCGACGCGGTGCCGGAAGGGTATCTCTTGATCCTTTCCAATATTGATAAGCCGGGGATGATCGGCAAAGTCGGGACCTTCCTGGGTGGGGAATCGATCAACATTGCGGCAATGGATGTTGGTCGGGTCAAGGTTGGTGAAAAAGCGGTCATGGTCTTGAACGTTGATGGTCCGGTAAGCGACAAGATTTTGGCCGGTCTGACCAAAATAGACGGGATCTTCGGCGCGACGCAGGTTAAGATCTAG